In Streptomyces sp. NBC_01426, one genomic interval encodes:
- a CDS encoding J domain-containing protein translates to MSEQTEQSDQTVPEEPVESTGAGVGAGGAGASGHAGGSDAAGDAGGVGDAAGAGDAVGAGDAVGAGEERPEARLDRAVRAAEQALIEFEIAVETFRVEVENFSRLHHQKLGPMYSRLDELDALIAEAKAARSGDPEDLRRAHEARALVMPMPGVDELFNDWLDSDGMSDDASAMLTERSVRPPERVRPSEEVRKLYRELVRQAHPDLAQDETERERRDAFIVRVNAAYGRGEEQALRELAEEWAAGPVPEAARPSESEELYARLEWLAARKELLAAVARELEDSAIGSMLRMAPEDPDRLLEEIAEQLLERVSERESELAELAG, encoded by the coding sequence GTGAGCGAGCAGACCGAGCAGAGCGACCAGACAGTTCCCGAAGAGCCCGTCGAGTCCACCGGCGCCGGTGTCGGCGCGGGTGGGGCCGGTGCGTCCGGTCACGCCGGTGGCTCCGACGCTGCCGGTGACGCCGGTGGGGTCGGTGACGCCGCAGGAGCCGGTGATGCCGTCGGGGCCGGTGATGCCGTCGGGGCCGGTGAGGAGCGGCCCGAGGCGCGGTTGGACCGGGCGGTGCGGGCGGCCGAGCAGGCGCTCATCGAGTTCGAGATCGCGGTGGAGACCTTCCGGGTGGAGGTCGAGAACTTCTCCCGCCTGCACCACCAGAAGCTCGGACCGATGTACTCGCGCCTCGACGAGCTGGACGCGTTGATCGCGGAGGCCAAGGCGGCGCGCAGCGGCGACCCCGAGGATCTGCGGCGGGCACACGAGGCACGCGCGCTGGTGATGCCGATGCCCGGTGTCGACGAGCTGTTCAACGACTGGCTGGACTCGGACGGGATGTCCGACGACGCGTCCGCCATGCTCACCGAGCGGTCCGTGCGGCCGCCGGAGCGGGTGCGACCGTCGGAGGAGGTGCGCAAGCTCTACCGCGAGCTGGTCCGCCAGGCACACCCCGACCTCGCGCAGGACGAGACCGAGCGCGAGCGACGCGACGCGTTCATCGTGCGGGTCAACGCGGCCTACGGGCGGGGCGAGGAACAGGCGCTGCGCGAGCTGGCCGAGGAGTGGGCGGCCGGCCCCGTGCCGGAGGCCGCCCGGCCGAGCGAGAGCGAGGAGCTGTACGCCCGGCTGGAGTGGCTGGCGGCGCGCAAGGAGCTGCTGGCGGCCGTGGCGCGGGAGCTGGAGGACAGCGCGATCGGGTCGATGCTGCGGATGGCGCCGGAGGATCCGGACCGGCTGCTGGAGGAGATCGCGGAGCAGCTGCTGGAGCGGGTGTCCGAGCGGGAGTCGGAGCTCGCCGAACTGGCCGGGTAG
- a CDS encoding FhaA domain-containing protein, whose translation MGVLKRFEQRLEGLVNGTFAKVFKSEVQPVEIAGALQRECDNNATIWNRERTVVPNDFIVELSAGDYDRLSPYSGQLGDELAGLVRDYAKQQRYSFMGPIKVHLEKADDLDTGLYRVRSRTLASSTSQPGGGPQGQAPAPDSPQGGYGYPPVAAPPMPSAPPPGGPGARRAAPGGPGGAAPMTSGGAGTTRRWIEINGTRHQISRGTLVLGRSTEADVRIDDPGVSRRHCEIRTGTPPTIQDLGSTNGIVVDGQHTTRATLRDGSRIVVGSTTIIYRQAEG comes from the coding sequence ATGGGAGTCCTGAAGCGGTTCGAGCAGCGACTCGAAGGTCTGGTGAACGGCACCTTCGCCAAGGTGTTCAAGTCCGAGGTCCAGCCGGTGGAGATCGCCGGCGCCCTCCAGCGGGAGTGCGACAACAACGCCACCATCTGGAACCGCGAGCGGACCGTCGTACCCAATGACTTCATCGTGGAACTCAGCGCCGGCGACTACGACCGCCTGAGTCCCTACTCCGGTCAGCTCGGCGACGAGCTCGCGGGCCTCGTCCGCGACTACGCCAAGCAGCAGCGCTACAGCTTCATGGGACCGATCAAGGTCCACCTGGAGAAGGCCGACGACCTCGACACGGGCCTCTACCGCGTCCGAAGCCGTACGCTCGCCTCCAGCACCTCACAGCCCGGCGGCGGCCCCCAGGGGCAGGCCCCGGCTCCCGACAGCCCGCAGGGCGGATACGGGTACCCCCCGGTCGCCGCCCCGCCCATGCCCAGCGCCCCGCCCCCCGGCGGACCCGGCGCCCGCAGGGCCGCCCCAGGCGGCCCCGGCGGAGCGGCCCCCATGACTTCCGGCGGCGCAGGCACCACGCGCCGCTGGATCGAGATCAACGGCACCCGCCATCAGATCTCGCGCGGCACGCTCGTACTCGGCCGAAGCACCGAGGCCGATGTGCGGATCGACGACCCCGGCGTTTCCCGCCGGCACTGTGAGATCCGGACCGGAACGCCCCCGACGATCCAGGATCTGGGGTCCACCAACGGCATCGTGGTGGACGGGCAGCACACCACCCGCGCTACGCTCCGCGACGGCTCGCGGATCGTCGTGGGCAGCACCACCATCATTTATCGGCAAGCCGAAGGGTGA
- a CDS encoding acyl-CoA dehydrogenase family protein yields the protein MDFTFTEEQQAAVEAARAVFADVAPDGVPSPALSPGAVADDFDRPLWARLAGSDLLSLVLAEEHGGAGLDAIALCLVLREAAKVLARVPLLEHCATAMAVQAHGSPELASALLPGAGRGEIVLTAAAHGRTGHDPAELAVSARRDGAHWVLDGVQTSVAWAHNADWIAVPAHVGEGEAVLALVPRTGEGVTLADQYSTSGERLAELSLDGVRVPATHLVEAPDAWDGLRRLLTTGTCALALGLGEAVLAMTSQYTGKREQFGFPVATFQAVAVQAADRYIDLRAMEVTLWQAAWRLESATAGAGGPLPIAGDVAVAKIWASEGVRRVVQTAQHLHGGFGADTDYPLHRYHAWAKQLELQLGPAAAHEEALGDLLAAHPLA from the coding sequence GTGGACTTCACCTTCACCGAGGAACAGCAGGCGGCCGTCGAGGCGGCGAGGGCCGTGTTCGCGGACGTCGCCCCCGACGGCGTGCCCAGTCCCGCGCTCTCGCCCGGGGCCGTGGCCGACGACTTCGACCGCCCCCTGTGGGCCAGGCTCGCCGGATCCGACCTGCTGAGCCTGGTCCTCGCCGAGGAACACGGCGGGGCGGGGCTCGACGCCATCGCCCTGTGCCTGGTGCTCCGCGAGGCGGCGAAGGTGCTGGCCCGGGTACCGCTGCTGGAGCACTGCGCCACCGCGATGGCCGTCCAGGCCCACGGCAGCCCCGAGTTGGCGTCCGCCCTGCTGCCCGGCGCCGGTCGGGGCGAGATCGTCCTCACCGCCGCCGCGCACGGACGCACCGGCCATGATCCCGCCGAACTCGCCGTCTCCGCACGGCGCGACGGCGCTCACTGGGTCCTGGACGGGGTGCAGACCTCCGTCGCCTGGGCACACAACGCCGACTGGATCGCCGTCCCGGCCCACGTCGGGGAGGGCGAGGCCGTCCTCGCGCTGGTGCCGCGCACCGGTGAGGGAGTGACCCTCGCGGACCAGTACTCGACGAGCGGGGAGCGGCTCGCCGAGCTCTCCCTGGACGGCGTACGGGTGCCCGCCACGCACCTCGTCGAGGCGCCCGACGCCTGGGACGGGCTCCGCCGGCTGCTGACCACCGGGACGTGCGCGCTCGCGCTCGGGCTGGGGGAGGCCGTGCTCGCGATGACCAGCCAGTACACCGGCAAACGCGAGCAGTTCGGCTTCCCCGTGGCCACCTTCCAGGCCGTGGCCGTCCAGGCGGCCGACCGCTACATCGACCTGCGGGCCATGGAGGTGACCCTCTGGCAGGCCGCCTGGCGGCTCGAATCGGCGACGGCCGGCGCGGGCGGGCCGCTGCCGATCGCCGGCGACGTCGCGGTGGCCAAGATCTGGGCCTCGGAGGGCGTACGCCGGGTCGTGCAGACCGCCCAACACCTGCACGGAGGCTTCGGCGCCGACACCGACTACCCGCTGCACCGCTACCACGCCTGGGCCAAGCAACTGGAACTCCAGCTGGGCCCGGCCGCGGCGCACGAGGAGGCCCTGGGCGACCTGCTGGCCGCCCACCCCCTCGCCTGA
- a CDS encoding response regulator transcription factor translates to MTPRVIRVVIADDEPLIRAGIRMILTSASDIEVVAEAANGREAVELARAHHPDVVLLDIQMPVMDGLTALGELGRAVPEVRALILTTFGERENVLRALGEGGAGFLLKDSAPGELIGAVRAAAAGDAYLSPAATRHVVDQLASGQSTGRGEEARRRVAGLSERERGVLALLGEGLSNAEAGRRLHMSEATVKTYVSRILAKLECENRVQAALLARDAGL, encoded by the coding sequence GTGACACCCAGAGTGATCCGCGTCGTGATCGCCGACGACGAGCCGCTGATCCGGGCGGGCATAAGGATGATCCTGACCTCGGCTTCGGACATCGAGGTCGTGGCGGAGGCGGCCAACGGCCGGGAGGCGGTGGAACTGGCCCGGGCGCACCACCCGGACGTGGTGCTGCTCGACATCCAGATGCCCGTGATGGACGGGCTGACGGCCCTGGGTGAACTGGGCCGCGCCGTCCCCGAGGTCCGGGCCCTGATCCTCACCACCTTCGGCGAGCGGGAGAACGTCCTGCGCGCACTCGGCGAGGGTGGCGCCGGGTTCCTGCTGAAGGACTCCGCGCCGGGTGAACTGATCGGCGCGGTACGGGCCGCGGCGGCCGGCGACGCCTACCTCTCGCCCGCGGCGACCCGGCACGTGGTGGATCAGCTGGCCTCCGGGCAGTCCACCGGGCGGGGCGAGGAGGCCCGCCGACGCGTGGCCGGGCTGAGCGAGCGGGAACGCGGGGTGCTCGCGTTGCTCGGCGAGGGACTGTCCAACGCGGAGGCCGGACGACGACTGCACATGAGCGAGGCCACGGTGAAGACCTACGTCAGCCGGATCCTGGCCAAGCTGGAGTGCGAGAACCGGGTACAGGCGGCCCTGCTGGCCAGGGACGCGGGCCTCTAG
- a CDS encoding DUF2252 domain-containing protein, with protein sequence MAAVPGQRERATDVTDGGRIPVVEGFAPRVEGGSPKEAGKALRQRVPRAAHARFEPPTDRPDAVRAVEESNVGRVAELTPIRVGRMAANPFAFLRGAAGLMAHDLSGGPVTGVGAQICGDAHAANFGLYGDARGRLVIDLNDFDETEFGPWEWDVKRLATSLVLAGRVAGADEDTCRAAALDAVGAYRRTLRLLAKLPALDAWNAIADEELVSHADARDLLGTLERVSEKARNNTSARFAARSTEVGTDGRRRFVDALPVLRRVGDAEAAAVAASLGPYLHTLQGDRLPLLARYAVHDVAFRVVGTGSVGTRSYVVLLLDHRGEPLVLQVKEARPSVLLPHLPALGFHAAPEEHDGRRVVAGQKRMQVVSDILLGWTTVEGRPFQVRQFRNRKGSVDPAALAVDQIDDYGRMTGALLARAHAHSVDPRLLAGYCGKNEELDEAMADFAVAYADRSEADHEVLVTAVRRGRIAAEAGV encoded by the coding sequence ATGGCGGCGGTACCGGGGCAGCGCGAGAGAGCGACTGACGTGACGGACGGCGGGCGGATCCCGGTGGTGGAGGGGTTCGCCCCCCGCGTCGAGGGGGGCTCCCCCAAGGAGGCCGGCAAGGCGCTGCGGCAGCGGGTGCCGCGTGCGGCGCACGCGCGGTTCGAGCCCCCGACCGACCGGCCCGACGCCGTGCGGGCCGTCGAGGAGTCCAATGTGGGCCGGGTCGCCGAGCTGACGCCGATACGGGTGGGGCGGATGGCCGCCAACCCCTTCGCGTTCCTGCGCGGGGCGGCCGGTCTGATGGCGCACGACCTGTCCGGCGGTCCGGTGACCGGTGTCGGCGCGCAGATCTGCGGTGACGCGCACGCGGCGAACTTCGGCCTCTACGGGGACGCGCGCGGGCGACTGGTCATCGACCTGAACGACTTCGACGAGACCGAGTTCGGTCCCTGGGAGTGGGACGTCAAGCGGCTCGCGACCTCGCTGGTGCTGGCGGGCCGGGTGGCCGGGGCCGACGAGGACACCTGCCGGGCCGCGGCCCTGGACGCGGTGGGCGCGTACCGCCGGACCCTGCGGCTGCTGGCCAAGCTGCCGGCGCTGGACGCCTGGAACGCCATCGCCGACGAGGAACTGGTCTCGCACGCCGACGCCCGCGATCTGCTCGGCACGTTGGAGCGGGTCTCGGAGAAGGCCCGGAACAACACCTCGGCCCGGTTCGCCGCCCGGTCGACGGAGGTCGGGACCGACGGACGACGCCGCTTCGTGGACGCGCTGCCCGTGCTGCGCCGGGTCGGCGACGCCGAGGCGGCGGCCGTGGCGGCCTCGCTCGGCCCGTACCTGCACACCCTTCAGGGGGACCGGCTGCCGCTGCTGGCCCGGTACGCGGTCCACGACGTGGCCTTCCGCGTGGTCGGGACCGGGAGCGTCGGGACGCGCTCGTACGTGGTGCTGTTGCTGGACCACCGGGGAGAGCCGCTGGTGCTCCAGGTGAAGGAGGCCCGGCCCTCGGTACTGCTGCCCCACCTGCCCGCGCTGGGCTTCCACGCGGCGCCGGAGGAGCACGACGGGCGGCGGGTGGTGGCCGGTCAGAAGCGGATGCAGGTGGTCTCGGACATCCTGCTGGGCTGGACCACGGTGGAGGGGCGGCCGTTCCAGGTGCGCCAGTTCCGCAACCGCAAGGGCAGCGTGGACCCGGCGGCGCTGGCCGTGGACCAGATCGACGACTACGGCCGGATGACCGGGGCCCTGCTGGCCCGGGCGCACGCGCACAGCGTCGATCCCCGACTGCTGGCCGGGTACTGCGGCAAGAACGAGGAGCTGGACGAGGCGATGGCCGACTTCGCGGTGGCCTACGCGGACCGCAGCGAGGCCGATCACGAGGTCTTGGTGACGGCCGTGCGCAGGGGACGGATCGCGGCCGAGGCCGGGGTCTGA
- a CDS encoding FHA domain-containing protein FhaB/FipA translates to MSELTLTVMRLGFLAVLWLFVIVAVQVIRSDLFGTRVTQRGSRRGGANSAPQQAGRQSAPPQQRQRRGAPTKLVVSEGTLTGTTVALAGQTITLGRAHDSTIVLDDDYASSRHARIYPDRDGQWIVEDLGSTNGTYLDRTRLTTPTPIPPGAPIRIGKTVIELRK, encoded by the coding sequence ATGTCAGAGCTGACCCTGACGGTCATGCGGTTGGGTTTCCTGGCCGTCTTGTGGCTGTTCGTCATCGTGGCCGTCCAGGTCATTCGCAGCGACCTCTTCGGAACGCGAGTCACGCAACGCGGCTCCCGCCGGGGCGGCGCCAACAGCGCTCCGCAACAGGCGGGGCGGCAGTCCGCGCCGCCGCAGCAGCGCCAGCGGCGCGGTGCGCCGACCAAGCTGGTCGTCTCGGAGGGCACCCTCACGGGCACCACCGTGGCCCTCGCCGGGCAGACGATCACGCTCGGCCGCGCACACGACTCCACGATCGTGCTGGACGACGACTACGCGTCGAGCCGTCATGCCAGGATCTACCCGGATCGTGACGGCCAGTGGATCGTCGAGGATCTCGGGTCCACCAACGGCACGTATCTCGACCGGACCCGGCTGACCACCCCGACGCCCATCCCGCCGGGCGCCCCGATCCGCATCGGCAAGACCGTCATCGAGCTGCGGAAGTAG
- a CDS encoding sensor histidine kinase: MRAGRDWLRGPEPWSPRTVAGDLALAGVVALLGLGIEELDNGTTLRMLTGALVVVALTLLRRRLPATTLIVGAAVSPFLPGTFLITALLGWSAGRRIEDVGRALGAFTAAFVAEVGFSVVVEWSHTRLLLTIVFSTLMFLAVTVMPGLASRYWSQRRTLLRALQERNGQLMRERAMVAGQARLRERQRIAQDMHDSLGHQLALISVHTGALEVDPKLTDRQREAVGVLRHASVAAMHELREVVGILRDGVEAPVPMEEASQPAARGVAGIAGIVEAARIAGTDVRLTVSGRQRPLVAACDHAAYRIAQEALTNAYKHAPGARITVELRYEDDSLVVEIANGPAEGPGAGEVVSGGQGLTGLRERARLVGGMVHTGATEGGGFRVAGVLPYGAEPAGTVEDMADDFGQQTQAMGLKGAPPMDWAAVDRELAVRSRTGGVALGCGIAVAAVILLVIVIGAGVALLVGSANNAMISESEYDATHVGEAEDAVRGRLPDGDSILTSGLTGKGPKQPPGTDCVALLSTEETRLNTDTVYRFCFKDGKLVDKQTYEVKQ; this comes from the coding sequence ATGCGGGCGGGCCGGGACTGGCTGAGGGGGCCGGAGCCCTGGTCCCCTCGGACGGTGGCGGGGGACCTGGCGCTGGCCGGGGTGGTCGCCCTGCTTGGCCTGGGGATCGAGGAGCTGGACAACGGCACCACGCTGCGGATGCTGACCGGTGCTCTCGTGGTGGTGGCGCTGACGCTGCTGCGCCGGCGGTTGCCCGCCACGACGCTGATCGTGGGTGCGGCGGTCTCGCCGTTCCTGCCCGGAACGTTCCTGATCACGGCCCTGCTGGGCTGGTCGGCGGGGCGCCGGATCGAGGACGTCGGTCGGGCCCTGGGAGCCTTCACGGCCGCCTTCGTCGCCGAGGTCGGCTTCAGCGTGGTGGTCGAGTGGTCGCACACGCGCCTCCTGCTGACGATCGTGTTCTCCACGCTGATGTTCTTGGCCGTCACGGTCATGCCGGGTCTCGCCAGCCGGTACTGGTCCCAGCGCCGTACGTTGTTGCGCGCCCTCCAGGAGCGCAACGGACAACTGATGCGCGAGCGGGCGATGGTCGCCGGGCAGGCGCGGCTGCGGGAACGGCAGCGCATCGCGCAGGACATGCACGACAGCCTGGGCCACCAACTCGCGTTGATCTCCGTGCACACCGGCGCCCTCGAGGTGGACCCGAAACTCACCGACCGGCAGCGCGAGGCGGTGGGTGTGCTGCGGCACGCCTCGGTGGCCGCGATGCACGAACTGCGCGAGGTGGTCGGGATCCTGCGTGACGGGGTCGAGGCACCGGTCCCGATGGAGGAGGCGTCGCAGCCCGCCGCCCGCGGGGTGGCCGGCATCGCCGGGATCGTGGAGGCGGCCCGGATCGCGGGCACGGACGTCCGGCTGACCGTCTCGGGCCGGCAGCGGCCGCTGGTGGCGGCGTGCGACCACGCGGCGTACCGGATCGCGCAGGAGGCGCTGACCAACGCCTACAAGCACGCGCCGGGGGCGCGGATCACGGTGGAACTGCGGTACGAGGACGACTCCCTGGTGGTGGAGATCGCCAACGGCCCGGCGGAGGGCCCGGGAGCCGGCGAGGTGGTGTCCGGCGGGCAGGGGCTGACGGGGCTGCGCGAGCGGGCCCGGCTGGTCGGCGGCATGGTCCACACGGGGGCCACCGAGGGCGGCGGGTTCCGGGTGGCGGGCGTCCTGCCGTACGGCGCGGAACCGGCCGGGACGGTCGAGGACATGGCCGACGACTTCGGGCAGCAGACGCAGGCGATGGGTCTCAAGGGCGCGCCGCCGATGGACTGGGCGGCCGTCGACCGGGAGTTGGCGGTCCGCAGCCGCACCGGCGGGGTCGCGTTGGGCTGCGGCATCGCGGTCGCCGCGGTGATCCTGCTCGTCATCGTGATCGGGGCGGGCGTGGCCCTGCTGGTGGGTTCCGCGAACAACGCCATGATCAGCGAGTCCGAGTACGACGCGACGCACGTGGGCGAGGCGGAGGACGCGGTCCGCGGGCGCCTTCCCGACGGGGACAGCATCCTCACGTCGGGCCTGACGGGGAAGGGGCCGAAGCAGCCGCCCGGCACGGACTGCGTGGCGCTGCTCTCCACGGAGGAGACGCGCCTGAACACCGATACGGTTTACCGGTTCTGCTTCAAGGACGGGAAGCTCGTCGACAAACAGACGTACGAGGTCAAGCAGTAG
- a CDS encoding rhodanese-like domain-containing protein translates to MNFGPLPSVDAAAVPSEGFVLDVREDDEWAAGHVEGALHIPMSDFVARFGELTEAIEDGGRVHVMCRVGGRSAQVTQYLVRQGIDAVNIDGGMQAWDGAGRPMVTDNGNPAFVL, encoded by the coding sequence ATGAACTTCGGACCGCTTCCCTCGGTGGACGCCGCCGCGGTGCCCTCCGAAGGCTTTGTCCTGGACGTCCGTGAGGACGACGAATGGGCGGCCGGACATGTCGAGGGCGCGTTGCACATCCCGATGAGCGACTTCGTCGCCCGCTTCGGTGAGCTGACCGAGGCCATCGAGGACGGCGGCCGGGTGCACGTGATGTGCCGGGTCGGCGGGCGCTCCGCGCAGGTCACCCAGTACCTGGTGCGCCAGGGCATCGACGCCGTGAACATCGACGGCGGCATGCAGGCCTGGGACGGTGCCGGGCGCCCGATGGTGACGGACAACGGGAACCCGGCCTTCGTGCTGTAG